The Spirochaeta lutea DNA window TCATCTCTGCCAGGTTGGCACCCTTTCCTCCCAAGAGGTCCTTCATCCCGGCAGAGCCTTCCGCACTGCCGCCGCCGAAAAAGTACACGCGTTTTTCAGCCATACCCATACCTCCACTATCATGGTTTATGTCTCCGAGACACTGCAAAGCCTCTCGTTTTCATCCTTGCTCCGGAAACCGGGGCGGCATAGGTGATGATAAACAACAGGCCTTGCAAGGCCTTCGTCATCTACAAGGGTACGACCACTTATGAAGGCTGTCAAACTAAAAAAAGAGCTCCGAATTATTCGGAGCTCTCTTGGGAAGGGTACGTTGGAAGGGCATCCTGGCCGTGATCCATAGAACCAGCCGGGGCTTCTTAGGCGATGTAACTCTCTAAAAACTTAGACCTTGTGGGGTGCTGAAGACGCTTCAGGGCTTTTTTCTCAATCTGCCGAATCCGTTCCTTCGTAAGGTTGTACCGGTCCCCGATTTCTTTGAGACTCAGGGGGCTTCGCCCGTTCAGGCCGAAACGGTACTGAATAATCTCCGCCTCTTTCTCTGAGAGGGTTCCAAGAATCATATTAATATCGTTCTTCAATGCATCGTGAATCAACACCTCATCTGGGCTCTTGTACACCGTATCCTCAACAAAATCACTTAAAACCGAGGAGTCTTTCTCGTTATACACCGGCGTCTCTAGGCTCACATGGTCCCTGGCAATGCTTACCAGGTCATGAACATGCTCAGGATTCATATTCAGCATTTGAGCAATCTCCTGAATCTCCGCCGTCTCACCCTTGGTACCGGTAATCTCCTTACGGACCTTTTCAATCTGAACCAGCTCATTCGCTCTATTCAGGGGAAGGCGGATCATCCGGCTCTTTTCACAGATAGCCTTCAAAATTGCCTGCCGGATCCACCATACGGCATAACTGATGAAATGATATCCCTTATCTACATCAAACCGTTCAATGGCGTTCATGAGCCCGATATTCCCCTCGCTGATCAAATCATCCAGGGGCAGACCCTGATTCTGATACTTTTTAGCTACATTTACCACAAACCGGAGGTTGCTTTGAACCAACATATCCTTGGCGTGCTTATCACCATCTCGTGCCGCCCTGGCATACTCATTCTCTTGTTCCCGGGTCAGCAATGGAATCTTATTGATTTCCTTCAGGTACACACTCAAAATATTTTCTGCATCGGTTGCACGGTTCTTTTCTGCTACTGCCATGGTTGTATCCTCCTGGGTACATATTTGCAATAGGCGTGCCAAAATTGTATTTTTTTCATTAATCTCCTATCTTCTTTCTTTAAAGGGATTTAAACGCCCGGTCAACAAAAACGGAACCACACCTCCAGACAGACAGCGGGTACTTTTGACCCATCTTGCCTTCAGACTAGAAATTGTGGGTCAAAAGTAAACACACACTGTGATTTATAAAAAAGCCTGCGCCATTTTGCTCCGCTTTTTATCACATATAGTGATTTCTTAATACACGACACGTGGTAGGAGACCTCCCTGGGCCTCGGAATCTCCACCGTCCAACGGGTTTCTTACTTCAAACCCCATCACCATAAAAAATATTCTTGACCCTTCCCTAGGGAACACGTATATTTCAGACACACGAAAAGAGCACTAAATAAGACTCAAAATTGATTCAGGAGGATTAGAATGAACATAAAACCCCTAGGTGACCGTGTACTTCTCCAGGCTGAACAGGCCGAGGAAAAAACAGCCAGCGGACTGTACATACCCCAAACCGCCCAGGAAAAAACCCAGATTGCCATCGTTCGCGCTGTCGGCGATGATACCGATGCAATCAAGGTGAAGGT harbors:
- a CDS encoding sigma-70 family RNA polymerase sigma factor, encoding MAVAEKNRATDAENILSVYLKEINKIPLLTREQENEYARAARDGDKHAKDMLVQSNLRFVVNVAKKYQNQGLPLDDLISEGNIGLMNAIERFDVDKGYHFISYAVWWIRQAILKAICEKSRMIRLPLNRANELVQIEKVRKEITGTKGETAEIQEIAQMLNMNPEHVHDLVSIARDHVSLETPVYNEKDSSVLSDFVEDTVYKSPDEVLIHDALKNDINMILGTLSEKEAEIIQYRFGLNGRSPLSLKEIGDRYNLTKERIRQIEKKALKRLQHPTRSKFLESYIA
- a CDS encoding co-chaperone GroES, with protein sequence MNIKPLGDRVLLQAEQAEEKTASGLYIPQTAQEKTQIAIVRAVGDDTDAIKVKVGDRVMYDKYAGTQVKIDGEDHLIVTMGDVIAIVE